In the Gossypium arboreum isolate Shixiya-1 chromosome 10, ASM2569848v2, whole genome shotgun sequence genome, one interval contains:
- the LOC108489747 gene encoding ubiquitin-like-specific protease ESD4 has translation MGALASNRKRYGDECFNSNFCHKKKSPYSNSPEFQLSKKRRLSLMNESPEKANLSSNSTVLRISRYPESKFSFPREVHAPVRRLKFWLSASKPGQDSVESYMGNFLSSRLSDAKRQAWGALRHFKKEKEVIFVEDDEEKEKGLVSDDVSVEEVELIEKGKNNVKEERHFQPSSSSAVTELNNGSLRMESSLDMLSLREVSNGYDLEAYRKLIESAERRSSKLKDLGFQIELNEKRIAGLQALRPEKKPEEEQHEVLPTEPFIPLTEEEMALVSRALSAKNWRKVLVSHENSSIDIRGEILQCLKPGAWLNDEVINLYLELLKERENREPKKFLKCHFFNTFFYKKLVNPESGYNYRAVKRWTSQRKLGYCLLDCDKIFVPIHKDIHWCLAVINKKDQKFQYLDSLKGRDPNVLRALAKYFVEEVKDKSGKDIDISSWEQEFVEDLPAQENGFDCGMFMLKYIDFYSRGLSLCFEQEHMPYFRLRTTKEILKLKAD, from the exons ATGGGAGCTTTAGCAAGTAATCGTAAACGCTATGGTGATGAGTGCTTCAATTCCAATTTCTGTCACAAAAAGAAATCCCCATATTCAAATTCCCCAGAATTCCAACTTTCTAAAAAGCGCAGGCTTTCTTTGATGAATGAAAGCCCAGAAAAAGCAAATTTATCTTCCAACAGCACCGTCTTGAGAATCTCCCGTTACCCAGAATCTAAGTTTTCTTTCCCTAGAGAAGTCCACGCCCCTGTCAGACGCCTTAAATTTTGGTTGTCAGCTTCAAAGCCTGGTCAGGATTCGGTTGAAAGCTACATGGGAAATTTTTTGAGTAGCAGATTAAGTGATGCTAAAAGGCAAGCATGGGGTGCTTTGAGGCACTTTAAGAAGGAAAAAGAAGTTATCTTTGTGGAGGATGATGAGGAGAAAGAAAAAGGGTTGGTTTCAGATGATGTTAGTGTTgaagaagttgagcttattgagaAAGGAAAGAATAATGTGAAGGAAGAGAGGCATTTTCAGCCATCGTCTTCCTCTGCTGTTACTGAGTTGAATAATGGGAGTTTAAGAATGGAGAGTTCATTGGATATGTTATCATTAAGGGAGGTTTCTAATGGGTATGATTTAGAAGCTTATAGGAAGTTGATTGAGAGTGCAGAGAGGAGAAGTTCCAAGTTGAAAGATTTGGGTTTTCAAATTGAGTTGAACGAGAAGCGTATAGCTGGGCTTCAGGCATTGCGACCTGAGAAGAAACCGGAGGAGGAGCAACACGAG GTGTTACCTACCGAACCTTTTATTCCTCTTACAGAAGAAGAGATGGCTTTGGTTTCTAGAGCTTTATCTGCGAAAAACTG GAGAAAGGTATTAGTCTCTCATGAAAACTCGAGCATTGATATTAGAGGAGAAATTTTGCAATGTCTGAAACCAGGCGCATGGTTGAATGATGAG GTCATTAATCTGTATCTCGAATTACTGAAAGAACGGGAAAACAGGGAGCCGAAGAAGTTTCTGAAGTGCCATTTCTTCAATACCTTCTTCTATAAAAAG TTAGTAAATCCAGAGAGTGGCTATAATTATAGAGCTGTCAAAAGATGGACTTCACAAAGGAAGCTGGGTTACTGCCTATTGGACTGTGATAAA ATATTTGTCCCCATACACAAAGACATACATTGGTGCTTGGCAGTTATCAATAAGAAAGATCAGAAGTTCCAATATCTTGATTCACTAAAAGGAAGAGATCCTAATGTGCTGAGAGCACTG GCAAAATACTTCGTTGAAGAAGTGAAGGACAAGAGTGGGAAGGACATTGATATAAGTTCTTGGGAACAAGAATTTGTTGAAGATCTTCCTGCACAGGAGAATGG GTTTGATTGTGGCATGTTTATGTTAAAATATATCGACTTCTATAGCAGAGGCTTAAGTCTTTGTTTTGAGCAG GAACACATGCCCTATTTTCGTTTAAGGACCACCAAGGAAATTCTGAAACTGAAAGCTGATTGA
- the LOC108489487 gene encoding kinesin-like protein KIN-13A, with protein sequence MGGQMQQSNAAATALYDHAGVGSLHNAGPTGGDAGDAVMARWLQSAGLQHLASPLASTGIDQRLLPNLLMQGYGAQSTEEKQRLFKLMRDLNINGESGLEPYTQTAQNSGGPAASDGFYSPEFRGDFGAGLLDLHAMDDTELLSEHVTSEPFEPSPFIPGVNKAFENDFNATTNWQQKEQSDADASASLFSANEKEISSTRESNVAKIKVVVRKRPLNKKEISRKEDDIVIVSENALTVHEPKLKVDLTAYVEKHEFCFDAVLDEHVNNDQVYRATVEPIIPIIFQRTKATCFAYGQTGSGKTFTMQPLPLRAAQDLVRFLHQPIYRNQRFKLWLSYFEIYGGKLFDLLSDRKKLCMREDGRQQVCIVGLQEFEVSDVQVVKEYIERGNSARSTGSTGANEESSRSHAILQLVVKRHPEIKESKQNNDVNESKAGKVVGKISFIDLAGSERGADTTDNDRQTRIEGAEINKSLLALKECIRALDNDQIHIPFRGSKLTEVLRDSFVGNSRTVMISCISPNAGSCEHTLNTLRYADRVKSLSRSGNPKKDQTLNSLPPSNRDVSSLSLLATADVEDVYGRQPEVKVVDTGRRPLEKDVYTVDFDKQPSTSNGREESGMASGPTDREKIEVNNSYGGSRSQRVYSSNSQNSADMEEKVQKVSPPRRKVTREEKPEKMGNWTKKDGGGSDLSTQNSMQSNSNNHNRTNDVGHRQYNLEPPTDGNIKAILEEEEALIAAHRKEIEDTMEIVREEMKLLAEVDQPGSRIDNYVTQLSFVLSRKAAGLVSLQARLARFQHRLKEQEILSRKRVPH encoded by the exons ATGGGTGGCCAGATGCAGCAAAGCAATGCTGCAGCGACGGCGCTTTACGATCACGCCGGCGTAGGGTCCTTGCACAATGCGGGTCCCACAGGCGGCGATGCTGGTGATGCCGTTATGGCGCGGTGGTTGCAGTCTGCTGGATTGCAGCATTTGGCCTCTCCCCTGGCTTCTACTGGTATCGACCAACGCCTCCTTCCCAATCTCCTCATGCAG GGTTATGGAGCACAATCTACAGAAGAGAAGCAGAGGCTATTCAAATTAATGAGGGACCTCAATATTAATGGGGAATCTGGGTTGGAGCCATACACACAAACTGCTCAAAATTCAGGAGGGCCTGCTGCATCTGATGGGTTTTATTCTCCAGAGTTCAGGGGGGATTTTGGAGCTGGGCTTTTGGATCTTCATGCTATGGATGATACAGAGCTTCTGTCTGAG CATGTTACCTCAGAACCTTTTGAGCCATCACCATTCATACCTGGTGTGAACAAAGCATTTGAAAATGACTTTAATGCGACAACTAACTGGCAGCAAAAAGAGCAAAGTGATGCAGATGCCTCTGCTTCATTATTTTCTGCCAATGAAAAAGAGATCAGCAGCACAAGGGAAAGTAATGTTGCCAAGATTAAAGTTGTG GTACGTAAAAGACCATTAAACAAGAAGGAGATTTCTCGAAAGGAGGACGATATAGTAATTGTGAGTGAGAATGCTTTAACTGTCCATGAACCAAAGCTAAAG GTGGACTTGACAGCGTATGTCGAGAAGCATGAGTTCTGTTTTGATGCTGTTCTGGATGAGCATGTTAACAATGACCAG GTTTATCGTGCTACTGTTGAGCCAATTATTCCAATCATTTTCCAGCGAACAAAAGCCACTTGCTTTGCATATGGGCAAACAG GTAGTGGTAAGACATTCACGATGCAACCATTACCTCTCAGAGCTGCACAAGACCTTGTTAGATTCTTGCATCAGCCAATTTACCGCAATCAGAGATTTAAATTGTGGCTTAGCTATTTTGAGATATATGGTGGAAAACTCTTCGACCTTTTGAGTGATAGAAA GAAACTTTGTATGAGAGAAGATGGGAGACAACAAGTCTGCATTGTTGGACTGCAAGAATTTGAGGTGTCAGACGTGCAAGTTGTGAAGGAATACATTGAGAGGGGAAACTCTGCTAGAAGCACCGGCTCTACTGGTGCAAACGAGGAATCTTCAAGGTCACATGCAATTTTACAACTTGTCGTCAAGAGGCACCCTGAGATAAAGGAGTCCAAGCAGAACAATGATGTGAATGAGTCTAAAGCTGGGAAGGTTGTGGGAAAGATTTCTTTTATTGATCTTGCTGGCAGTGAAAGAGGTGCAGATACTACTGACAATGACCGGCAAACTAG GATTGAGGGTGCTGAAATTAATAAAAGCCTTTTGGCTCTTAAGGAGTGCATTCGTGCTCTGGACAATGACCAGATTCATATACCATTTCGTGGGAGCAAACTCACCGAAGTGCTCCGTGACTCTTTTGTTGGCAATTCAAGGACAGTTATGATCTCATGTATTTCTCCTAATGCAGGTTCATGTGAACACACTCTCAATACTCTGAGATATGCTGATAG GGTTAAAAGTCTTTCGAGAAGTGGCAATCCCAAAAAAGATCAGACCTTAAATTCTTTACCACCAAGTAACAGGGATGTTTCATCCTTGTCTCTGTTAGCTACTGCAGACGTAGAAGATGTGTATGGGCGACAACCAGAAGTAAAAGTTGTTGATACAGGTCGAAGGCCATTAGAGAAAGATGTTTATACTGTTGACTTCGACAAACAGCCTTCAACTTCCAATGGAAGGGAGGAAAGTGGAATGGCTTCTGGCCCAACAGATAGGGAAAAAATTGAAGTAAATAATTCTTATGGTGGTTCTAGAAGTCAAAGAGTTTACTCATCAAATTCTCAAAACTCAGCTGATATGGAAGAGAAAGTGCAGAAGGTGTCACCACCCCGTAGAAAAGTGACCAGAGAAGAAAAACCGGAGAAGATGGGGAACTGGACCAAGAAAGATGGAGGAGGATCTGATTTGTCAACTCAAAACTCTATGCAGTCAAATTCTAATAATCACAACAGAACAAATGATGTTGGACATCGACAATATAATCTTGAGCCTCCTACCGATGGGAATATCAAAGCAATACTTGAG GAAGAAGAGGCTCTAATTGCAGCTCACAGAAAAGAAATCGAGGATACAATGGAGATTGTTCGTGAA GAAATGAAGCTTTTGGCAGAGGTGGACCAACCGGGCAGCCGCATAGACAACTATGTGACCCAGTTGAGCTTTGTGCTTTCACGCAAGGCTGCTGGTCTGGTGAGCCTTCAAGCTCGCCTCGCCAGGTTCCAGCATCGTCTGAAAGAGCAGGAGATACTGAGTCGGAAGAGAGTTCCTCATTAG